A single region of the Nostoc sp. MS1 genome encodes:
- a CDS encoding DUF1392 domain-containing protein, with translation MEAITELEKCWYLSPPWGQEIPPVEINLSEKVYFKTDRTFGYCFGVHWYGDCWNYIIEIKNDFIYATKHQIIATGNIQPRILKKPSFVLGERVLLQFGDRGTKQRLILGIELIEKSWFYLVELASPTFEQPLITTNRFSLVREEDLVRVRV, from the coding sequence ATGGAAGCAATCACCGAGTTGGAAAAGTGTTGGTATTTATCCCCGCCTTGGGGTCAAGAAATCCCTCCGGTTGAAATCAATTTATCTGAAAAAGTCTACTTCAAAACTGATAGAACATTTGGCTACTGCTTTGGAGTGCATTGGTATGGCGATTGCTGGAATTACATTATCGAGATCAAAAACGACTTCATCTACGCCACAAAACATCAAATTATCGCCACTGGTAATATACAACCCAGGATTTTGAAAAAACCTTCTTTCGTTTTGGGAGAGCGTGTACTGTTGCAATTTGGCGATCGCGGCACAAAACAACGGTTAATTCTGGGGATTGAGTTAATCGAAAAGTCCTGGTTTTATCTGGTGGAGTTGGCATCACCTACTTTTGAACAACCACTCATTACGACCAATCGCTTTTCTTTGGTGCGAGAAGAAGACTTGGTGCGGGTGAGGGTCTGA
- a CDS encoding ISLre2 family transposase, whose protein sequence is MAKNISATLDLNKSVKSFHLQVTKLLEFTNITEWDGKKLREREKEIREQAMILAGQCIAVLLYNLSVSPKILNYSVSQTQGWRNLNTQKHGSKKRKIVTIGNVEVTLTLPYVLERNPTSKESDNPLLNEPKIKTSNQGFCPFLKWLGMSEGITPLVWSIIAKYGAIASSFDAARSTLTDWGINVSLKRIERLTYLFGEIGINLRQSKILNLEMNHLSNSNVLKGQRVVIAVDGGRTKIRFNKKGRRSKKTNRHGFVGEWMEPKLLTIYVVNEEGKKIRTSTIPITNDGTYSGYKEFLKILEMYLVNLGISEAKQVLLIADGAEWIWIHIPLLLKKLKCPLETYQLLDFYHAASHLQDFADAAFSTDNERQSWFKKSRKILKKGQALDLMRNMGEFISEATGERCKIMVRERNYILKAYRRRLLKYNEVAARKLPLGSGAVESLIRQVVNLRMKGNSKFWLQNNAEIMLHLRCQWIAKSWDNFCDSIFNSFIKPQTG, encoded by the coding sequence ATGGCAAAAAATATAAGTGCAACTCTTGATTTAAACAAGTCAGTTAAAAGTTTTCACTTACAGGTCACAAAACTTTTAGAATTTACAAATATCACAGAGTGGGATGGAAAAAAGCTGAGAGAACGAGAAAAAGAAATTAGAGAACAGGCAATGATTTTAGCAGGTCAATGTATAGCTGTTTTATTATATAATCTTTCCGTATCCCCAAAAATCCTAAACTATTCTGTTAGTCAAACACAGGGATGGAGAAATTTAAATACACAAAAACATGGTTCTAAAAAGCGAAAAATAGTAACAATTGGAAACGTCGAAGTAACTTTAACTTTACCTTATGTACTTGAACGGAATCCCACAAGTAAAGAATCTGATAATCCTCTGCTCAATGAGCCAAAAATAAAAACTTCAAATCAAGGATTTTGTCCGTTTTTAAAGTGGCTAGGGATGTCTGAAGGTATTACCCCTCTAGTCTGGTCAATAATCGCAAAATATGGTGCGATCGCTAGTTCTTTCGATGCAGCACGTTCGACGCTAACGGATTGGGGAATAAATGTTAGTTTAAAACGAATCGAACGCCTGACTTACCTTTTTGGTGAAATTGGTATTAATCTACGCCAATCAAAAATATTAAATCTGGAGATGAACCACTTATCTAATAGTAATGTTCTCAAAGGCCAACGAGTTGTAATCGCTGTAGATGGTGGAAGAACTAAAATTAGGTTTAATAAAAAAGGTAGACGCAGTAAGAAAACAAACCGTCATGGCTTTGTTGGTGAATGGATGGAGCCAAAGTTACTAACAATTTATGTAGTAAATGAAGAAGGTAAAAAAATTAGGACATCGACAATACCTATTACGAATGATGGCACATATTCAGGTTATAAAGAATTCCTCAAAATTTTAGAGATGTATTTAGTAAATTTGGGTATAAGTGAAGCCAAGCAGGTGTTATTGATTGCTGATGGTGCAGAGTGGATATGGATACACATTCCTCTTTTACTAAAAAAATTAAAATGCCCACTTGAAACTTATCAATTATTAGACTTTTATCACGCAGCATCACATTTACAAGATTTTGCTGATGCCGCTTTTAGTACAGATAATGAGCGTCAATCCTGGTTTAAAAAATCTCGGAAAATTTTAAAGAAAGGTCAGGCACTAGATTTAATGAGAAATATGGGTGAATTTATTTCCGAGGCAACAGGAGAGCGCTGTAAAATTATGGTAAGAGAGCGAAATTATATTTTAAAAGCGTATAGAAGGAGGCTTTTAAAATATAACGAAGTTGCAGCTCGAAAATTACCTCTCGGTAGTGGTGCAGTTGAAAGTTTAATTCGTCAAGTTGTTAATTTACGCATGAAAGGAAACAGTAAGTTTTGGTTACAAAATAATGCAGAAATTATGTTACATCTGCGTTGTCAATGGATAGCTAAAAGTTGGGATAATTTTTGTGATTCTATCTTTAATTCTTTTATCAAACCCCAAACTGGTTGA
- a CDS encoding GNAT family N-acetyltransferase — translation MSTTLNTRKATNADIPFLARIEYEASLPPLNHCFWENLLDGTGTTALQFIEAELRTDASNWGNVADFLILEVEGKPVAAAAGYVPATEDYCPLRLSRLEAIAHELKWSRENLTTFHDRYMALWGGDLRPIFLTPQATWIIENVAVLPFARGQGFGKVLLRALLEEGRSHQHKFAGIMVINGNEVARHTYESIGFKPYQTFHADYFSEQFNIEFPGVTKFGLRLN, via the coding sequence ATGTCAACCACGCTAAACACCCGCAAAGCAACAAATGCCGATATTCCATTCCTTGCCAGAATTGAGTATGAGGCTTCTTTGCCGCCGTTGAATCACTGCTTTTGGGAAAATCTGTTGGATGGTACTGGAACCACTGCCTTGCAGTTTATTGAGGCAGAACTGAGGACAGATGCTTCTAATTGGGGTAACGTAGCAGATTTTCTGATTTTGGAGGTTGAGGGCAAACCCGTTGCAGCCGCAGCAGGCTATGTGCCTGCTACGGAAGACTACTGCCCATTACGTCTGTCTCGTCTAGAGGCGATCGCCCACGAGTTGAAGTGGTCTAGGGAAAACTTAACCACTTTTCATGATCGTTATATGGCGCTTTGGGGAGGTGATTTGCGACCAATTTTTTTAACACCCCAAGCAACCTGGATTATTGAAAATGTTGCCGTGTTACCATTCGCGCGGGGGCAAGGCTTTGGCAAAGTGTTACTCAGAGCCTTGCTAGAGGAGGGGCGATCGCATCAGCATAAATTTGCAGGAATTATGGTGATCAATGGCAATGAAGTAGCTCGCCATACCTACGAATCCATTGGGTTTAAACCTTATCAAACCTTTCACGCGGATTACTTCTCGGAACAATTTAATATTGAGTTTCCGGGAGTTACAAAATTTGGTCTGCGCCTCAATTAG
- a CDS encoding TetR/AcrR family transcriptional regulator, producing MPTKLTKAEQTRRTRRAILEQARHLFATKGYAATGTEEIISELGITRGALYHQFNDKLGVFKAVIVEAYSEITDYIQTKIRPLDDNWQQLIIGCQAFLEIAQQEELRRLVFIEAPAVLAADDLVEIDQYGFGLLRKSIQIAVDEGKLNTIDAEGFAHIVNGSLNELAAWVAQSNDPERLKTAQCLVETLLTRHQSK from the coding sequence ATGCCTACTAAGTTGACCAAAGCTGAACAAACTCGACGAACTCGACGTGCCATTCTTGAGCAAGCGCGTCACTTATTTGCAACAAAAGGGTATGCCGCTACAGGAACCGAGGAAATCATCAGTGAATTAGGGATTACACGGGGGGCTTTGTATCACCAATTCAACGATAAGCTTGGGGTTTTTAAAGCAGTCATTGTTGAAGCCTATAGCGAAATAACAGACTACATCCAAACTAAAATCCGACCGCTTGATGATAATTGGCAGCAGTTAATCATTGGCTGTCAGGCATTTCTAGAAATCGCTCAACAAGAGGAGCTGCGGCGTTTGGTGTTTATTGAGGCTCCAGCCGTTTTAGCAGCAGACGATCTAGTTGAAATTGATCAATATGGTTTTGGTTTGCTCCGAAAGTCAATCCAGATAGCTGTGGATGAGGGCAAGTTAAATACAATCGATGCAGAGGGTTTTGCTCATATAGTTAATGGTTCGCTAAATGAGTTAGCTGCTTGGGTTGCACAGTCCAATGATCCTGAGCGGTTGAAAACAGCACAATGCTTGGTTGAGACTTTACTCACACGGCACCAGAGTAAATGA
- a CDS encoding SDR family oxidoreductase, whose protein sequence is MSFKTILVAGASRGIGLAVAEHFIDQCARLLAVSRTEAPVGEWVQADLSDLAGIETVVTAIRDDSLDALLYMGGTWETYAFTSQYCFESCSDEDIVRVIAVNLVAPIRLVKALLPALRRSDNPKIIFMGALSGRDNFPGREVANSASKFGLRGVVHSLREELRSQQIGVTVINPGNVGTPEVLADIAAENLTGSEAMPLSDLVRIIDCILSLSRATCIKEIDVPAMLGKGA, encoded by the coding sequence ATGTCTTTTAAGACAATTCTGGTAGCAGGTGCAAGTCGCGGCATTGGACTTGCGGTTGCAGAACATTTCATAGACCAATGCGCTCGCCTATTAGCGGTGTCTCGTACAGAGGCTCCGGTTGGTGAATGGGTGCAGGCAGATTTGTCTGATTTGGCAGGGATAGAAACGGTTGTCACAGCGATTAGGGATGATTCTTTAGATGCTTTACTATATATGGGTGGAACCTGGGAAACCTATGCTTTTACCTCTCAGTATTGCTTTGAATCTTGTTCTGATGAGGATATTGTCCGAGTGATTGCAGTCAATTTGGTAGCGCCAATTCGGTTGGTGAAGGCGTTATTGCCTGCCTTGCGAAGATCAGACAATCCGAAAATCATTTTCATGGGGGCGCTCTCAGGTCGAGATAATTTCCCAGGGAGGGAAGTTGCCAATAGTGCATCTAAGTTTGGACTGCGGGGAGTAGTACATTCTTTACGAGAGGAGTTGCGATCGCAGCAAATTGGTGTGACTGTGATTAACCCTGGCAATGTTGGTACACCCGAAGTTTTGGCAGATATCGCAGCAGAGAATCTAACGGGTAGTGAAGCGATGCCTCTAAGCGATCTTGTTCGCATTATTGACTGTATTCTCTCCTTATCACGAGCTACTTGTATTAAAGAAATTGACGTACCTGCAATGTTAGGTAAGGGAGCTTAA